Proteins co-encoded in one Brassica oleracea var. oleracea cultivar TO1000 chromosome C4, BOL, whole genome shotgun sequence genomic window:
- the LOC106340825 gene encoding caffeic acid 3-O-methyltransferase-like yields the protein MANQLQDPLTTSPNLRKEAVTLQADSLVTTMALPMVLKAALELGVIETMTAVDEGVWLSSYEIALRLPTKPTNPEAPVLLDRMLTLLANHSILKHRMVDTGENGETKTVYAAGPICTFFSNRGECSGSLAPLFMINLSEVYLKTWMHLKDVILEGKDAFTSAHGKSFFEYICSNEQFAEMFNGAISETSRLTMNKVLEVYRGFEDVKTLVDVGGGNGTAISLVISKYRHIKGINLDLACVIDDAPLYPGVEHVSGDMFTEIPKGDVMFLKWILHCWNDEDCVKILKNCTRSLSETGKVIIVDVLKPTQPNIKDLYSTNAFAKDMVMLTFLSGGRERSLPEFQTLAFASGFRRFQIACCVDSYCIIELRK from the exons ATGGCAAACCAACTTCAAGATCCCTTAACCACTTCCCCTAATCTCAGAAAAGAAGCGGTGACCCTGCAAGCAGATAGCCTCGTGACCACAATGGCCTTACCCATGGTTCTTAAAGCGGCCTTGGAGCTTGGCGTCATCGAAACGATGACAGCCGTAGATGAAGGCGTGTGGCTCTCGTCTTATGAGATTGCGCTTCGTCTCCCAACCAAACCAACCAATCCGGAGGCACCGGTTTTGTTGGACCGGATGCTAACTTTACTAGCCAATCACTCGATCTTGAAGCACCGTATGGTTGATACAGGAGAAAACGGAGAGACCAAGACGGTATATGCAGCTGGACCGATTTGCACGTTTTTCTCGAACCGTGGAGAATGCTCGGGTTCTCTTGCGCCTCTCTTCATGATAAACCTAAGCGAAGTTTATTTGAAGACATG GATGCATCTCAAAGACGTGATATTAGAAGGAAAGGATGCATTCACCTCTGCTCATGGCAAGAGTTTTTTCGAATACATTTGTTCGAACGAACAATTCGCTGAGATGTTTAACGGGGCTATCTCAGAAACTTCAAGGTTGACCATGAATAAGGTTTTAGAAGTTTACCGAGGATTTGAAGATGTAAAAACTTTGGTGGATGTGGGAGGAGGAAATGGAACTGCTATAAGTCTAGTGATTTCCAAATATCGTCATATTAAGGGCATCAATCTCGATCTAGCCTGTGTTATAGACGATGCTCCTCTTTATCCAG GAGTGGAGCATGTTTCAGGAGACATGTTTACAGAAATTCCAAAAGGAGATGTTATGTTTTTGAAA TGGATACTACATTGTTGGAATGACGAAGACTGTGTAAAGATACTAAAAAATTGTACGAGAAGTCTCTCCGAAACAGGAAAAGTGATAATAGTCGACGTGCTTAAGCCGACACAACCAAATATCAAAGATTTGTATTCGACCAATGCTTTCGCCAAGGACATGGTGATGCTTACGTTTTTATCGGGTGGCAGGGAGAGGTCTCTTCCCGAGTTCCAGACTCTGGCCTTTGCTTCCGGGTTTCGTCGTTTTCAAATCGCTTGTTGTGTCGATTCGTATTGTATTATCGAACTCCGCAAATAA